The Arthrobacter sp. NicSoilC5 genome has a window encoding:
- a CDS encoding response regulator, which translates to MTANHAGTKTGNLPPAARVLVIDDDPHLLKALRITLAAHGYAVDTAVDGASALAAASRQAPDLLVLDLGLPDMDGTEVLRNLRRWSAAPVLVLSARHGSPDKVGALDAGADDYITKPFGLDELLARLRALLRRVPEPESRPVVSSAGFTVDLVARQVLRAGQPVRLTPTEWNILEILVRNPSRLISQQQLLSEVWGPSYRKEVNYLRVYMAQLRRKLEEDPGNPRHLLTEAGAGYRFVP; encoded by the coding sequence ATGACCGCCAACCACGCCGGCACCAAAACCGGAAACCTGCCCCCGGCAGCGCGGGTACTCGTCATCGACGACGATCCGCACCTCCTCAAGGCCCTTCGGATCACGCTCGCAGCGCACGGCTACGCCGTGGACACGGCCGTGGACGGCGCCTCCGCCCTCGCCGCGGCCTCGCGCCAGGCACCGGATCTGCTGGTCCTTGACCTCGGGTTGCCGGACATGGACGGGACCGAAGTCCTGCGGAACCTCCGCCGCTGGAGCGCGGCGCCGGTGCTGGTCCTGTCCGCCCGCCACGGGTCCCCGGACAAGGTGGGCGCACTGGACGCCGGCGCCGACGACTACATCACCAAACCGTTCGGGCTTGATGAACTGCTGGCACGGCTGCGTGCCCTGCTGCGCAGGGTGCCGGAGCCCGAATCCCGCCCCGTGGTCAGCTCTGCCGGGTTCACCGTTGACCTTGTGGCCCGGCAGGTCCTGCGTGCCGGGCAGCCGGTAAGGCTCACCCCCACGGAGTGGAACATCCTCGAAATCCTGGTCCGGAACCCGTCGCGTCTGATCTCGCAGCAGCAGTTGCTGTCCGAGGTCTGGGGGCCGTCCTACCGGAAGGAGGTCAACTACCTCCGCGTCTACATGGCCCAGTTGAGAAGGAAGCTGGAAGAGGACCCCGGCAACCCGCGGCACCTGCTGACCGAAGCCGGGGCAGGCTACCGTTTCGTACCCTGA
- a CDS encoding VOC family protein, whose protein sequence is MPTILNPYISFRDNARDAMNFYQSVFGGELTLSTFADFQASEDPTEAQKIMHGMLTTTQGLVLMGADTPNSMEYHPGSSISISLSGDNEVELRGYYEKLSGDGGAVTVPMEKAPWGDVFGMCTDRFGVAWLVNVNAAQPTAAP, encoded by the coding sequence ATGCCCACAATCCTCAATCCCTACATCAGCTTCCGTGACAACGCCCGCGATGCCATGAACTTCTACCAGTCCGTCTTCGGCGGCGAACTCACGCTCAGCACGTTCGCCGACTTCCAGGCCAGCGAGGACCCCACGGAAGCGCAAAAGATCATGCACGGCATGCTGACCACCACCCAGGGCCTGGTGCTCATGGGCGCTGACACCCCGAACAGCATGGAGTACCACCCGGGGTCCTCCATTTCCATCTCGCTCAGCGGCGATAACGAGGTGGAGCTCCGCGGCTACTACGAGAAGCTGAGCGGCGACGGGGGAGCGGTGACCGTCCCCATGGAGAAGGCGCCGTGGGGTGACGTTTTTGGCATGTGCACGGACCGGTTCGGCGTCGCCTGGCTGGTCAACGTCAACGCAGCGCAGCCGACGGCGGCACCCTGA
- a CDS encoding HAD domain-containing protein — MGCTLYLDVDGVVCPFGPQGTTDWGSPWQQADAGLLPVTFAAELVAGLNTLARTPGLRCVWLTSWEELAPQYLCPAVGLKGSRWPYLSADGAAGGTGWWKLRAIQDDVESTRPEAVAWVDDQLAFEAEAQRWARFLGRRILTVSPHPRRGITPAELDRIRSFLAQPVF; from the coding sequence GTGGGCTGCACGCTTTACCTGGACGTCGACGGCGTGGTCTGCCCCTTCGGCCCCCAGGGAACCACCGACTGGGGTTCCCCCTGGCAGCAGGCCGACGCCGGGCTGTTGCCCGTCACGTTCGCCGCCGAACTCGTGGCGGGGCTGAACACCCTGGCCCGGACGCCCGGGCTGCGTTGTGTCTGGCTGACCAGCTGGGAGGAACTGGCGCCCCAATACCTGTGTCCCGCCGTCGGACTGAAGGGCAGCCGCTGGCCGTACCTGAGCGCGGACGGGGCAGCCGGAGGGACCGGCTGGTGGAAACTCCGGGCCATCCAGGACGACGTCGAAAGCACCAGGCCCGAAGCCGTCGCCTGGGTGGATGACCAGTTGGCGTTCGAGGCGGAAGCGCAGCGCTGGGCACGGTTCCTGGGCCGGCGGATCCTTACCGTCTCGCCCCATCCCCGGCGCGGAATCACGCCCGCCGAACTGGACCGGATCCGTTCTTTCCTGGCGCAGCCCGTGTTTTGA
- a CDS encoding inorganic phosphate transporter has protein sequence MDITFMVALVIGLALFFDFTNGFHDTANAMATPIATGAIKPRTAVALAAVLNLVGAFLSTEVAKTVSGGIIREGSGGVQITPQIIFAGLMGAVLWNMITWLKGLPSSSSHALFGGLIGAAVVGAGFSSVNFESLLQKVILPAVFAPLIAGLAAYVCTRLAYALTARHDPETGTKLTQKRGGFRTGQIFTSSLVALAHGTNDAQKTMGIITLVLIAAGSQAPGSGPQLWVITACALAIAIGTYAGGWRIIRTMGSGLTEVKPAQGFAAETSTASAILASSHLGFALSTTQVASGSVIGSGMGRRGTTVRWNMVGKIALGWLFTLPAAGIVGALTALVVQTGVVGVLIAAIAGTGAVLFMFFYSRKSSVSHQNAVEVEEAGQAVRFAKKKALARARAEAKAKAQADAKANNPKENQR, from the coding sequence GTGGATATCACCTTCATGGTGGCGCTGGTCATCGGACTGGCACTATTTTTCGACTTCACGAACGGCTTCCACGACACCGCGAACGCCATGGCAACGCCCATCGCAACGGGTGCCATCAAGCCCCGCACAGCGGTGGCCCTGGCCGCCGTCCTGAACCTGGTGGGTGCCTTCCTGTCCACCGAAGTGGCCAAGACAGTGTCCGGCGGCATTATCCGCGAGGGCTCCGGGGGAGTGCAGATCACGCCGCAGATCATCTTTGCCGGCTTGATGGGCGCTGTTCTGTGGAACATGATCACCTGGTTGAAGGGCCTGCCGTCCAGCTCATCGCACGCCCTCTTCGGCGGCCTGATCGGCGCGGCGGTTGTCGGGGCAGGATTCAGCTCGGTCAATTTCGAGAGCCTGCTGCAGAAGGTCATCCTTCCGGCGGTCTTCGCCCCCCTGATTGCAGGCCTCGCCGCATATGTCTGCACCCGCCTGGCCTACGCCCTCACGGCACGCCACGATCCCGAGACAGGCACCAAGCTCACCCAGAAGCGCGGTGGCTTCCGTACCGGCCAGATCTTCACCTCCAGCCTGGTGGCCCTGGCCCACGGAACCAACGACGCCCAAAAGACCATGGGCATCATCACCCTGGTCCTGATCGCTGCCGGGAGCCAGGCGCCCGGCTCCGGTCCCCAGCTTTGGGTAATTACCGCCTGCGCCCTGGCCATCGCCATCGGAACCTACGCCGGCGGCTGGCGCATCATCCGCACCATGGGTTCGGGCCTGACCGAGGTTAAGCCGGCCCAGGGCTTCGCCGCGGAGACCAGCACCGCGTCCGCCATCCTCGCCTCCTCCCACCTTGGCTTTGCCCTCTCCACCACGCAGGTTGCTTCCGGCTCCGTCATCGGCTCCGGCATGGGACGCCGCGGCACCACCGTCCGCTGGAACATGGTGGGAAAGATCGCGCTGGGATGGCTCTTCACCCTTCCGGCCGCCGGCATCGTCGGCGCCCTGACCGCCCTGGTGGTGCAGACCGGCGTCGTGGGTGTCCTTATCGCCGCCATCGCCGGCACCGGGGCGGTGCTGTTCATGTTCTTCTACTCACGCAAGTCCTCCGTCAGCCACCAGAACGCCGTGGAGGTCGAGGAGGCCGGCCAGGCTGTCCGGTTCGCCAAGAAGAAGGCCCTGGCGCGCGCCCGGGCTGAAGCAAAAGCCAAAGCGCAGGCCGACGCCAAGGCCAACAACCCCAAGGAGAATCAGCGATGA
- a CDS encoding dihydrofolate reductase family protein: MQRIQYFVAASLDGFIATPTDDLGWLLQFDGFEGGADSYNDFMAAVGCIVMGGETYAWLMEHEPGAWPYSGTACYVFTHHEHRAPDGADITFVRGDVREFIADFRQAAGDLNIWVVGGGNLAAQFADAGLLDEIILSVIPVVLGEGKRLLPMKGPTPPLELAASRTLGRGIVELRYLLRPGADPQS; encoded by the coding sequence ATGCAGCGCATCCAGTACTTTGTGGCCGCATCCCTTGACGGCTTCATCGCCACGCCCACGGACGACCTCGGCTGGCTGCTGCAGTTCGACGGCTTCGAGGGCGGAGCTGACAGCTACAACGACTTCATGGCCGCGGTGGGCTGCATCGTCATGGGCGGGGAAACCTACGCCTGGCTGATGGAGCACGAGCCCGGCGCGTGGCCGTATTCCGGCACGGCCTGTTACGTCTTCACGCACCACGAGCACCGTGCGCCGGACGGCGCTGACATCACATTTGTCCGCGGCGACGTGCGGGAGTTCATCGCAGACTTCCGCCAGGCCGCGGGAGACCTGAACATCTGGGTGGTGGGCGGCGGCAACCTTGCGGCCCAGTTCGCCGATGCAGGCCTTTTGGACGAGATCATCCTCTCGGTCATCCCCGTGGTGCTGGGTGAGGGGAAACGGCTGCTGCCGATGAAGGGCCCCACCCCGCCGCTGGAGCTGGCTGCTTCCCGCACGCTGGGCCGGGGCATCGTCGAACTGCGCTACCTGCTGCGACCCGGGGCGGATCCGCAGTCTTGA
- a CDS encoding hotdog fold thioesterase, producing MTDNFTPGAFAEELAAAGIPGHMHDWLGAFGVGALVVKMGIHFLEMSPERTVATMPVEGNTQVAGILHGGAHVVLAETLGSFAAGMHAGPGRHAVGIEVNATHHRSIAEGLVTGTCTAIHLGRTLATHEIVMTDALGRRLSTARITNMLRDNAG from the coding sequence ATGACAGACAATTTCACGCCGGGCGCTTTCGCCGAAGAGCTGGCAGCCGCCGGGATTCCCGGCCATATGCATGACTGGCTGGGCGCGTTCGGTGTCGGCGCACTGGTGGTCAAGATGGGAATCCATTTCCTGGAAATGAGCCCGGAACGCACCGTCGCCACCATGCCGGTTGAGGGCAATACGCAGGTGGCGGGGATCCTCCATGGCGGCGCGCACGTGGTGCTGGCGGAAACCCTTGGCTCGTTCGCCGCAGGCATGCATGCAGGACCGGGACGCCACGCCGTCGGCATTGAGGTCAACGCCACACATCACCGGTCCATCGCCGAGGGCCTGGTGACGGGGACCTGCACGGCGATCCACCTGGGCAGGACCCTGGCCACCCACGAGATCGTCATGACGGATGCCCTGGGGCGCCGCCTTTCGACCGCCCGGATCACCAACATGCTCCGCGACAACGCCGGCTGA
- the polA gene encoding DNA polymerase I: MSETTKPAPFPSQAIDEGAAAQPSSPARRPAAKAAAPAAGGSVSATEAPVIPITDQPRLLVLDGHSMAFRAFFALPADKFSTSNGQHTNAIHGFTSMLINLIKEQQPTHIAVAFDVSDESTHRKTEYSEYKGGRNETPREMSGQIDLIGKVMEAWGIKTIKMPGYEADDILATLAAMGEKAGFEVLLVSGDRDAFQLITDNVFVLYPRKGVSDIPRMDAAAIEAKYFVSPSRYSDLAALVGETADNLPGVPGVGPKTAAKWINLYGGLEGVLEHLDSIGGKVGDALRENVDAVKRNRRLNQLHTDLELPVTLDDLYQPRPDQAAIEDLFDELEFKAIRGRLFALYGDADTPAAERESIETPEYSTPANAAGLAAFLAAGAGQRSALAVDLVPGRIGEDADALAIVRGDAAVYVELAGQDAETENVLAAWLRDPEAPKVMHGFKAALKALTARGLELEGVVDDTSISGYLIQPDRRTYELAELAQHHLNVGIPAATAKAGQLELSFDGDDTAAADALVQAGAVVLALSRYFEDELRDRRAEELLSTLELPVSRVLADMELAGIAIDMDKMDDQLADLARVIDQAQEQAFAAIGHEVNLGSPKQLQTVLFEELQLPKTKKIKSGYTTDAASLKNLLEKTGHEFLVQLMAHREAAKLRQMIESLKKSVAEDGRIHTTYAQNVAATGRISSNNPNLQNIPIRSEEGRRVRGIFVVSDGYECLLSADYSQIEMRIMAHLSGDEGLIQAYRDGEDLHRFVGSNIFHVPTDQVTSAMRSKVKAMSYGLAYGLTSFGLSKQLEISVDEARTLMKDYFDRFGAVRDYLRGVVDQARVDGYTATIEGRRRYLPDLTSTDRQLRENAERIALNSPIQGSAADIIKRAMLGVHAELQAQGLKSRMLLQVHDELVLEVAAGERAAVEKLVTEQMGAAADLSVPLEVQIGVGPSWYDAGH, translated from the coding sequence GTGAGTGAAACAACCAAACCGGCCCCTTTCCCGTCCCAGGCCATCGACGAGGGTGCTGCCGCGCAGCCTTCGTCCCCCGCCCGCAGGCCTGCCGCAAAGGCCGCCGCCCCCGCCGCCGGTGGGTCTGTTTCAGCTACTGAAGCACCGGTCATTCCCATCACCGACCAGCCCCGGCTGCTGGTCCTGGACGGCCACTCGATGGCCTTCCGGGCGTTCTTCGCCCTGCCGGCGGACAAGTTCTCCACCTCCAACGGCCAGCACACCAACGCCATCCATGGCTTCACCTCCATGCTGATCAACCTCATCAAGGAACAGCAGCCCACCCACATCGCTGTGGCGTTCGACGTCTCTGACGAATCCACCCACCGCAAGACCGAGTACAGCGAGTACAAGGGCGGCCGGAACGAAACCCCCCGCGAAATGAGCGGCCAGATCGACCTTATCGGCAAGGTTATGGAGGCCTGGGGCATCAAGACCATCAAGATGCCCGGCTACGAGGCCGATGACATCCTTGCCACCCTCGCCGCGATGGGCGAGAAGGCCGGCTTCGAGGTTTTGCTTGTCTCCGGAGACCGGGACGCCTTCCAGCTGATCACGGACAACGTCTTCGTGCTGTATCCGCGCAAGGGTGTCAGCGACATCCCGCGGATGGATGCCGCCGCCATCGAGGCAAAGTACTTCGTCAGCCCGTCCCGCTACTCCGACCTCGCCGCACTGGTGGGGGAGACGGCGGACAACCTTCCCGGCGTACCCGGCGTCGGACCCAAGACGGCGGCCAAATGGATCAACCTTTACGGCGGCCTCGAGGGCGTCCTGGAGCACCTGGATTCCATCGGCGGCAAGGTGGGCGACGCCCTGCGGGAGAACGTGGACGCCGTCAAGCGCAACCGCCGGCTGAACCAGCTCCACACCGACCTCGAGCTCCCCGTCACGCTGGATGACCTCTACCAGCCGCGCCCGGATCAGGCTGCCATCGAGGACCTCTTCGACGAGCTTGAGTTCAAGGCCATCCGGGGCCGGCTGTTCGCCCTGTATGGTGACGCCGACACCCCGGCCGCTGAACGGGAAAGCATCGAAACCCCGGAGTACAGCACCCCCGCCAACGCCGCCGGGCTGGCCGCCTTCCTGGCTGCCGGCGCCGGGCAGCGGTCCGCCCTCGCCGTCGACCTCGTCCCCGGCCGGATCGGTGAGGACGCCGACGCACTGGCCATCGTCCGCGGCGACGCCGCAGTCTATGTGGAGCTCGCCGGCCAGGACGCGGAGACCGAGAACGTGCTGGCCGCGTGGCTGCGCGATCCTGAAGCACCCAAGGTGATGCACGGCTTCAAGGCCGCGCTCAAGGCGCTCACGGCCCGTGGCCTTGAACTGGAGGGCGTGGTGGATGACACCTCCATCTCCGGTTACCTCATCCAGCCGGACCGGCGCACCTACGAACTCGCCGAACTCGCCCAGCACCACCTCAACGTGGGCATCCCCGCAGCCACGGCCAAGGCGGGGCAGCTGGAGCTGTCCTTCGACGGCGATGACACCGCCGCCGCCGACGCCCTGGTCCAGGCCGGCGCCGTGGTGCTGGCCCTGAGCCGCTACTTCGAGGACGAACTCAGGGACCGCCGGGCCGAGGAACTGCTGTCCACCCTCGAGCTGCCTGTCAGCCGCGTGCTGGCGGACATGGAACTCGCCGGCATTGCGATTGACATGGACAAGATGGACGACCAGCTTGCCGACCTTGCGCGGGTCATCGACCAGGCCCAGGAACAGGCGTTCGCCGCGATCGGCCACGAGGTCAACCTGGGCTCGCCCAAGCAGCTGCAGACTGTCCTGTTCGAGGAACTGCAGCTCCCCAAAACCAAGAAGATCAAGTCCGGCTACACCACCGACGCCGCGTCCCTGAAGAACCTGCTGGAGAAGACCGGGCACGAGTTCCTGGTGCAGCTCATGGCGCACCGGGAGGCCGCCAAGCTGCGGCAGATGATCGAGTCGCTGAAGAAGTCCGTGGCGGAAGACGGCCGGATCCACACCACCTACGCCCAGAACGTCGCGGCAACCGGCCGGATCTCGTCCAACAACCCCAACCTGCAGAACATCCCCATCCGCAGCGAGGAGGGCCGGCGCGTGCGCGGCATCTTCGTGGTCAGCGACGGTTACGAGTGCTTGCTCTCCGCGGACTACTCGCAAATCGAGATGCGCATCATGGCGCACCTCTCCGGCGACGAAGGCCTGATCCAGGCGTACAGGGACGGCGAGGACCTGCACCGGTTCGTCGGCTCCAACATCTTCCACGTCCCCACGGACCAGGTCACCAGCGCCATGCGCTCCAAGGTCAAGGCCATGTCCTACGGCCTTGCCTACGGCCTGACGTCCTTCGGCCTGTCCAAGCAGCTCGAGATTTCCGTCGATGAAGCCCGCACCCTCATGAAGGACTACTTCGACCGCTTCGGCGCTGTCCGCGACTACCTCCGGGGCGTGGTGGACCAGGCCCGGGTGGATGGCTACACGGCCACCATCGAGGGCCGCCGCCGCTACCTGCCGGACCTCACCAGCACGGACCGCCAGCTGCGCGAGAATGCCGAGCGCATCGCACTCAACAGCCCCATCCAGGGCTCCGCAGCGGACATCATCAAGCGCGCCATGCTGGGAGTCCACGCTGAACTCCAGGCCCAGGGCCTGAAATCCCGGATGCTGCTCCAGGTCCATGACGAACTGGTCCTCGAAGTCGCCGCGGGCGAACGCGCCGCCGTTGAGAAGCTGGTCACCGAGCAGATGGGTGCCGCCGCGGACCTCAGCGTGCCGCTGGAAGTCCAGATCGGCGTCGGGCCCAGCTGGTACGACGCCGGACACTAG
- a CDS encoding GNAT family N-acetyltransferase, with translation MGDLSGNYEIRRFKPAAKEDPAYPQTVDWMRAVAFGFHDARRSDERVDRGIGMQRADGRVMTGAYQAGPVADHALGANVPVATFGTFTKTLNIGFGRMLDTRLVTAVTVRTSHRRRGLLRRMMAEELDLARREGLAMAALTASEASIYSRFGFGVATREQSIKVDTSRRFVLNHHATGRVEVADPKVLLDLAPKVFEQLHHLTPGSIGRHEFYRQLASGSISRAEDEDPKVKVALHYGPDGAVDGYVSYKFAGWDARPYTMEVVDLVAATDHAYLELWQYLGAIDLVENVTWEEAMVDDPLPWALEDSRCVEASEPRDMLWLRILDVRGALAARHYPSDGRLVLEVGDPLGFTAGTFALEVDGGQAAVERVDAGEQPDLAMDVSALSSIYLGGVCPVTLAAAGKISEHAKGAAFRARQMFAVERATHCLTHF, from the coding sequence ATGGGTGATCTGAGCGGAAACTATGAAATCCGGCGCTTCAAGCCGGCTGCCAAGGAAGATCCTGCCTACCCGCAGACCGTCGACTGGATGCGGGCCGTTGCCTTCGGGTTCCATGACGCACGCCGCAGCGACGAACGGGTGGACCGGGGCATCGGGATGCAGCGCGCCGACGGGCGGGTGATGACCGGCGCCTACCAGGCAGGGCCGGTGGCCGACCACGCCCTGGGAGCCAACGTCCCGGTGGCAACCTTCGGTACCTTCACCAAGACACTGAACATCGGCTTCGGCCGGATGCTCGACACCCGCCTGGTCACCGCCGTGACGGTCCGGACGTCACACCGGCGGAGGGGACTGCTGCGCCGGATGATGGCAGAGGAGCTGGACCTGGCCCGCCGGGAGGGGCTGGCGATGGCGGCATTAACCGCGTCGGAGGCCTCGATTTACAGCAGGTTCGGGTTCGGGGTGGCCACCCGGGAACAGTCCATCAAGGTCGACACCAGCCGCCGCTTTGTCCTCAACCACCATGCCACGGGCCGGGTGGAGGTGGCCGATCCCAAGGTCCTCCTCGACCTGGCGCCGAAGGTCTTCGAGCAGCTGCACCACCTCACTCCCGGTTCGATCGGGCGGCACGAGTTCTACCGCCAGCTCGCGTCCGGATCCATCAGCCGGGCCGAGGACGAGGACCCCAAGGTCAAAGTTGCGCTGCACTACGGACCCGACGGCGCGGTCGACGGCTACGTCTCCTACAAGTTCGCCGGGTGGGACGCCCGGCCGTACACCATGGAAGTGGTGGACCTGGTGGCAGCAACCGACCACGCCTACCTGGAGCTCTGGCAGTACCTTGGCGCCATCGACCTGGTCGAGAACGTCACGTGGGAAGAAGCGATGGTCGATGATCCGCTGCCATGGGCGCTCGAGGACTCCCGCTGCGTTGAAGCGTCCGAGCCCCGGGACATGCTCTGGCTGCGGATCCTGGACGTCCGCGGGGCCCTGGCGGCCCGGCACTACCCCTCGGATGGAAGGCTCGTCCTGGAGGTGGGGGACCCGTTGGGCTTCACGGCAGGAACGTTCGCGCTCGAAGTCGACGGCGGCCAGGCCGCCGTCGAACGTGTCGACGCAGGGGAGCAGCCGGACCTGGCCATGGATGTCTCCGCGCTGTCCTCGATCTACCTCGGCGGCGTCTGCCCGGTGACGCTGGCGGCTGCGGGGAAGATTTCCGAACACGCCAAAGGCGCCGCCTTCAGGGCACGGCAGATGTTC